The segment TCCGTGCCCGGTCGGCGGCAGGGATGCCGGGCCCGCTGTCGGCGACCTCGAGCGTGATCTGGCGATCGGTGCACGCTGCATGCAGCGACACGCGCCCGCCCTCCGGCGTGAACTTGATGGCGTTGCCGAGCAGGTTGGTCAGCACCTGCTCGAGTCGACCGGCATCGCCGATGGCCAATAGCCCTGCCGGATTGTCGTCGTGCAGCGTGACGGCGAGTTCCCTGCGGTCGGCCAGCGGCTTCATCATTTCGAAGGCCTGCCGGACGACCTGGCGTAGATCGAACGGCTCGCGCGCCAGCCCGAAGCGGCCCGCGTTCAGGGCGGCCACGTCCAGCACATCGTTCACCCTCTGCAGCAGCGAACGGGCGTTGACCTGCACCGCGCGCAGGCTCGCGCGATCGTCCACGGACAGGCGCTCCGGGTCGATCAACGAAGAGGCATGGATCACCGTGTTGAGCGGCGTGCGCAGCTCATGACTCATCGTGGCCAGGAAGCGGCCCTGGGCGTCACGCGAGGCGAGGGCCGATTGGGATACTTCGGCCAGCAGTGCGAGCAGCCGGTTTACCGTCATCGGCAGGCCGCAGAGCAGCAGCAGCGCGAACGGGATGAATGCCGGTCGCACCGCCCAATAGCCGGGGGGTGCGGCCAGGCCCACCACCAGTACGGTGCTGGCCATGCAGGCGACGAATGCCCGCCGTCCCAGGCGGGCACCGACCAGGATGGTGGTGAATGGCAGCACCGCGATCATAGAGATCGAAATGTTCCAGGCCAGGTGCAGCATCAGGCCGATGCCCAGCACGTTGGCGATGGCGCCGGCGGTATCGACCCGGTCGCCGTCGGGAATCCATCCGCGCCTTACGCCTATCGCCCAGGCGATGGCCAGCCACAGCAGCAGGGGAACCCAGGGCAGCAGCCGCGCGGCCTCCAGCGGCAGGGTGTTGCCCTGGCTCGGCGGGCCGGCGAAGCGCGCCCACCAGACGGTCCACAGAGAGACCAGCGCCAGGAAGCCGACGCGGCGCAGGCTTGCCTGCCGTTCGCCGTAACCTGCCACCACCCGATCGAGCCGTTCGTTGGCGAGGCGTTGTGCGATCTGACGCAGGGAGGTCGAAGGTGCCAGGGTCGGGCGTTCCATGGAATCCGGTGGTCGAAGGGGCATCGAGGGACATTCTCGCAGCGTCGTGTTCACGCTGTCCGCCCGGTGGATTGGACCGGGCCGGCGCCGGCCCCGATCATGTCCGGCAACCGTGCACTACGCGGCGCCGACGGCGCTGCGCTGCACCTTCGCCTTTTACCGTCATCCGGGACACAACCGTGACAACCATGAAGACGATCGGACTGCTGGGCGGCATGAGCTGGGAATCGACCGTTCCCTACTACCGCCTGATCAACGAGGCCGTGAAGCAGCGGCTGGGCGGCCTGCACTCGGCCAGGTTGCTGCTGCACAGTGTGGATTTCGCCGAGATCGAAGCGTTGCAGCGCAGCGGTGACTGGGAGGCTGCCGGACGCCAGCTCGCGTCCGCAGCGCGGGGTCTGGAGACGGCCGGAGCCGACCTGCTGTTGATCGGCGCCAACACCATGCACCGGGTCGCCCCGGCGGTGGAGGCGGCGATCGGCATTCCCCTGCTGCACGTGGGAGATGCCACCGCGCGGGCGGTGCGTGCGGCGGACATCGTGCGCGTGGGGCTGCTCGGCACGCGCTTCACGATGGAGCAGGCGTTCTATGTCGATCGCCTTGCCGCGCACGGACTGGAGGTGCTGGTGCCGTCGACCGCCGAGCGGGAGGAGGTGCATCGGGTGATCTACCAGGAGCTGTGCGCCGGTCGATTCGAACCGTCTTCGCGTGCACGCTTTCGCCAGGTCATGGCCGGTCTGGTGGCGCGCGGTGCGCAGGGCGTGATCCTCGGCTGCACCGAGATCGGCCTGCTGGTCGATGCGGGTGACGCCAGCGTGCCGCTGTTCGACACCACACGCCTGCATGCCCTGGCTGCTGTCGAGGCGGCGCTGGGCGGTTGAGCGACGCATGGCAGCCATCGCGCGGTCGGCCGTTCCGCGCATTGGATGGCCGGTGCGGCCTGTTCTAGGCTTGGATGCCTGACGTCCGTCTTCCATGGAGATCCGCCGATGCCACGTTCGTCCCTGCTGCGGCGTTGCCGCCGGTCGTCGTTCCTGTTCGCCGTTGCGGCACTGACACTCCCGGCCGGCGCGGTGCAGGCGGCCGTTGTATCGGCGCCACACGCCCGGGTTTCAGGCGGCACCCTGGCGGGCAAACAGGCCACCGTCGATGGCGTGGCGCTGCAGGAATTCCAGGGCATTCCCTACGCCGCTCCGCCCGTCGGAACGCTGCGCTGGAAGCCGCCGCAGCCGTCGTTACCGTGGCAGGGCGTGCGCGACGCAACCGGTTTCGGGCCGCGCTGCATGCAGTTGCCGCTGTTCGGCGACATGGTGTTCCGCTCGCGCGGCATGAGCGAAGACTGCCTCTACCTGAACGTCTGGGCGCCGGCCGACCGCGGCAACGGAAAGCGCCCGGTGCTGGTGTATTTCTACGGTGGCGGCTTTCTCGCCGGCGACGGCTCGGAGCCGCGCTACGACGGTGCCAGCCTCGCGGCGAAGGGCCTGGTCACGGTCACGGTGAACTATCGCCTGGGCGTGTTCGGATTCCTGGCCACGTCGTCGCTTGCGGCCGAATCGCCGCAACACGCCGCCGGCAATTACGGGCTGCTCGACCAGGCGGCCGCCTTGCGCTGGGTGCGCGCCAACATCGCGCAGTTCGGCGGCGATCCTTCGCACATCACGATCGGCGGCGAGTCGGCCGGATCGATCTCGGTGAGCGCGCTGATGGCCTCACCCATGACCAGGCACCTGATCGTCGGCGCGATCGGCGAGAGCGGTGCGCTGATCGCTCCGATCGCGCCGCAGGCGCGCGCACAGGCGGAAGCCACGGGCGCGGCGTTCATGAAGCAGGTCGGCGCCGGGTCGCTGGCGGCGCTGCGCGGCATGCCGGCACAGACCCTGCTGCAGGCGAGCAGTCCCCAGGCCGCGCCGGCACCCGGGTTCGCGCCCGACGTCGATGGCCTGTTCCTCACCGAACCGCCGGCCGAGACGTTTGCCCGTGGCGCGCAGGCGCAGGTGCCGCTGCTGCTCGGCTCCAATTCGCAGGAAGGTTTCTACCCCGCGGTGCTGAAGAACGAGCCGCCG is part of the Dyella thiooxydans genome and harbors:
- a CDS encoding aspartate/glutamate racemase family protein, which produces MKTIGLLGGMSWESTVPYYRLINEAVKQRLGGLHSARLLLHSVDFAEIEALQRSGDWEAAGRQLASAARGLETAGADLLLIGANTMHRVAPAVEAAIGIPLLHVGDATARAVRAADIVRVGLLGTRFTMEQAFYVDRLAAHGLEVLVPSTAEREEVHRVIYQELCAGRFEPSSRARFRQVMAGLVARGAQGVILGCTEIGLLVDAGDASVPLFDTTRLHALAAVEAALGG
- a CDS encoding hybrid sensor histidine kinase/response regulator — translated: MERPTLAPSTSLRQIAQRLANERLDRVVAGYGERQASLRRVGFLALVSLWTVWWARFAGPPSQGNTLPLEAARLLPWVPLLLWLAIAWAIGVRRGWIPDGDRVDTAGAIANVLGIGLMLHLAWNISISMIAVLPFTTILVGARLGRRAFVACMASTVLVVGLAAPPGYWAVRPAFIPFALLLLCGLPMTVNRLLALLAEVSQSALASRDAQGRFLATMSHELRTPLNTVIHASSLIDPERLSVDDRASLRAVQVNARSLLQRVNDVLDVAALNAGRFGLAREPFDLRQVVRQAFEMMKPLADRRELAVTLHDDNPAGLLAIGDAGRLEQVLTNLLGNAIKFTPEGGRVSLHAACTDRQITLEVADSGPGIPAADRARIFDPFVQVSYGHTRREDGVGLGLHIVQGFARHSGGTISVRDREGGGSVFRLELPLERAPTGTPLPGDADVLQLLEDHRRRFPPRHCLVVDDNEANRQVVTRLLERAGHVVSTARSGNEVIARLQHGDTFDLLLLDVHMPGMSGLDVLAALAKAQAGPRPRLVMLSADSDAEVVQRALATGASGYLTKPIALDRLLAAVGDAGPATGTTATSGAGAATGRISIGLLRTLAPSDEVRNYIRLGHRELSRLDRVLEESDGRGDTAGLLHEMKNVFLAIGDDDGEALCTGLRDAIRSGKGEAAARARLQKHVRHVLDDLWRQWESISP
- a CDS encoding carboxylesterase/lipase family protein; the encoded protein is MPRSSLLRRCRRSSFLFAVAALTLPAGAVQAAVVSAPHARVSGGTLAGKQATVDGVALQEFQGIPYAAPPVGTLRWKPPQPSLPWQGVRDATGFGPRCMQLPLFGDMVFRSRGMSEDCLYLNVWAPADRGNGKRPVLVYFYGGGFLAGDGSEPRYDGASLAAKGLVTVTVNYRLGVFGFLATSSLAAESPQHAAGNYGLLDQAAALRWVRANIAQFGGDPSHITIGGESAGSISVSALMASPMTRHLIVGAIGESGALIAPIAPQARAQAEATGAAFMKQVGAGSLAALRGMPAQTLLQASSPQAAPAPGFAPDVDGLFLTEPPAETFARGAQAQVPLLLGSNSQEGFYPAVLKNEPPTPANYRAALQRLFGDRADEALRLYPGATREEVMRSATALAGDLFIAHSTWRWMELQHAHSAAPVYFYYYTHPRPAKREPQAGEQPDTGAVHSGEIEYALGNLDGNRVYAWTPADRAVSRTMQDYFANFIVHGDPNGAGLPQWPAVAPSHGGLLRQTIDVDTRTEVDRGAARQAFLRDFLASHRDPL